A genomic window from Agrobacterium larrymoorei includes:
- a CDS encoding methyl-accepting chemotaxis protein, which yields MKHLTTSARLYALVALFLGILTAALTSSLFGGYDGMERERKAGLEALTHSAVGILDQYYRLEQSGTLTREVAQQQAKASLAAMRYDNGNGYFWINDMGPKMVMHPVKPELNGADLTNNKDPNGKFLFVEFVNTVKARGKGFVDYQWPKPGAPDPVGKFSYVEGFAPWGWIVGTGVYVDDLNAMFWREATLYLGICLISALVVLGVATAVVRSVTGPIGRLKTSMSHIADGNAEAEVPFVERRNEIGAMAKTLLVLRNSVNERSQLQRREAEQQRTLENTRRESEDVLRSASERQAHAIASLGHAMENLARGDLTVQVGQVGAEYDKLRADFNSAVGALRDVIATISRSSDVVNASASDISEATGNLSRRTEQQAAALEETAAALDEITATVRTASERANEARQMVTETKQSAGRSGDIVRNAVEAMNRIEESSRKIGQIIVVIDEIAFQTNLLALNAGVEAARAGEAGRGFAVVAQEVRELAQRSANAAKEIKTLINSSAEQVSGGVTLVRSTGEALEEIVALVNRVDGHVNSIATAAREQATGLQEINTSVNHMDQMTQQNAAMVEETTAASETLADESRKLHSLLARFQLGSFSAGGSMSRAA from the coding sequence ATGAAACATCTAACCACGTCCGCGAGGCTTTATGCGCTCGTCGCCTTGTTTCTGGGGATACTGACTGCCGCTCTGACATCAAGTCTCTTCGGTGGTTATGACGGGATGGAGCGTGAGCGGAAGGCTGGGCTGGAAGCGCTGACACATTCTGCCGTGGGCATTCTAGACCAATATTACCGCCTGGAGCAGAGCGGGACGCTGACCCGCGAGGTCGCCCAGCAACAGGCGAAAGCTTCTCTCGCCGCCATGCGTTACGACAATGGCAATGGCTACTTCTGGATCAATGACATGGGTCCGAAAATGGTTATGCACCCGGTCAAGCCGGAGTTGAACGGTGCCGATTTGACGAACAACAAGGACCCGAACGGCAAGTTCCTCTTTGTCGAGTTCGTGAATACCGTGAAGGCGAGAGGAAAGGGCTTTGTCGATTATCAATGGCCGAAGCCCGGCGCGCCCGATCCTGTGGGCAAATTCTCTTATGTCGAAGGTTTCGCGCCCTGGGGTTGGATTGTCGGCACGGGCGTCTATGTTGATGATCTGAACGCCATGTTCTGGCGCGAGGCAACACTCTATCTCGGCATCTGTCTGATCAGCGCTCTCGTCGTTTTGGGAGTCGCTACGGCTGTGGTGCGCAGTGTTACAGGTCCTATAGGCCGGCTGAAGACGAGTATGTCCCATATTGCGGACGGAAATGCCGAGGCGGAGGTGCCGTTTGTCGAGCGTCGCAACGAGATCGGCGCCATGGCCAAGACGCTGCTTGTTCTTCGTAACTCCGTGAATGAGCGCAGCCAGTTGCAGCGCCGTGAAGCCGAGCAGCAGCGAACGCTCGAAAACACCCGTCGTGAAAGCGAGGATGTGCTTCGCTCTGCCTCCGAGCGTCAGGCGCATGCCATAGCCTCCCTGGGGCATGCCATGGAAAATCTCGCGCGGGGCGATCTCACCGTTCAAGTGGGGCAGGTGGGCGCGGAATACGACAAGCTGCGCGCCGACTTCAACAGCGCCGTCGGCGCCCTTCGGGACGTGATAGCCACGATCTCGCGTAGCAGCGATGTGGTCAATGCCAGCGCCTCCGATATCAGCGAGGCGACGGGTAATCTTTCCCGCCGTACCGAACAGCAGGCAGCGGCGCTGGAAGAGACCGCAGCCGCGCTCGATGAGATTACGGCAACCGTTCGCACGGCCTCTGAGCGCGCAAACGAGGCGCGGCAGATGGTGACGGAGACGAAGCAAAGTGCAGGTCGCTCGGGCGATATCGTCCGCAACGCGGTGGAGGCCATGAACCGGATCGAGGAGTCGTCGCGCAAGATCGGTCAGATCATCGTCGTTATCGATGAGATTGCTTTCCAGACCAACCTGCTCGCCTTGAATGCAGGTGTGGAAGCCGCGCGTGCGGGCGAGGCGGGTCGCGGCTTTGCAGTCGTGGCGCAGGAGGTTCGCGAACTCGCGCAGCGCTCTGCCAATGCTGCAAAGGAAATCAAGACGCTGATCAACAGTTCGGCAGAGCAGGTGAGTGGCGGTGTGACGCTGGTTCGGTCCACCGGAGAGGCGCTGGAGGAGATCGTGGCGCTGGTCAATCGGGTCGATGGTCACGTGAACTCGATTGCTACGGCTGCGCGCGAGCAGGCGACGGGGTTGCAGGAGATCAACACCTCCGTCAACCACATGGACCAGATGACGCAGCAGAATGCTGCAATGGTGGAAGAAACCACAGCCGCGAGCGAAACGCTTGCAGATGAGAGCCGCAAGCTTCATTCGCTCCTGGCGCGGTTTCAGCTTGGAAGTTTTTCTGCTGGAGGCTCCATGTCGCGGGCGGCCTGA
- a CDS encoding ABC transporter ATP-binding protein, whose translation MTPSRKPIVSIRNLTKSYANGFQALKGVTLDIYEGEILALLGPNGAGKTTLISIICGLVNPGEGSVLVGGSDVVKDFRKTRALIGLVPQELTTDQFETVWNTVSFSRGLHGYRKDPQVIERVLKSLSLWNKKDNMLRELSGGMKRRVLIAKALAHEPKVLFLDEPTAGVDVALRRDMWKVVEELRAAGVTIILTTHYIEEAEEIADRVGVINGGELLLVEEKTALMRKLGRKQLSLELTTPVSTLPDSLSPFRLQLSEDGTCLTYEYDGNGEQGRIAELLSALGEQGIHFKDISTRQSSLEDIFVALVGGQK comes from the coding sequence ATGACGCCCTCCCGCAAACCTATCGTTTCCATCCGCAATTTGACGAAATCCTACGCCAACGGCTTTCAAGCTCTGAAAGGTGTTACGCTCGACATCTACGAGGGTGAGATTCTCGCGCTTCTGGGGCCAAACGGTGCTGGCAAGACCACGCTGATTTCGATCATATGTGGCCTCGTCAACCCGGGAGAGGGCAGTGTGCTGGTCGGCGGCAGTGATGTCGTCAAGGATTTTCGCAAGACACGCGCGCTGATCGGGCTCGTGCCGCAGGAGCTGACGACCGACCAGTTCGAGACGGTGTGGAACACGGTCTCGTTTTCCCGCGGATTGCATGGTTATCGAAAAGATCCGCAGGTCATCGAACGCGTTTTGAAATCTCTGTCCCTCTGGAACAAGAAGGACAACATGCTGCGCGAGCTCTCCGGCGGCATGAAGCGGCGCGTGCTGATCGCCAAGGCGCTGGCGCATGAGCCGAAGGTGCTATTCCTCGACGAGCCGACGGCTGGCGTCGACGTGGCGCTTCGGCGCGACATGTGGAAAGTGGTGGAAGAGCTTAGAGCGGCTGGCGTGACCATCATTCTGACGACCCACTATATCGAGGAAGCAGAGGAAATCGCCGATCGTGTTGGGGTGATCAATGGCGGCGAACTCCTGTTGGTCGAAGAGAAGACCGCGCTGATGCGCAAGCTCGGGCGCAAGCAGCTTTCGTTGGAATTGACGACGCCGGTCAGCACGCTACCGGACAGCCTGTCGCCCTTCCGTCTGCAACTTTCGGAAGACGGCACCTGCCTGACCTATGAGTATGACGGCAATGGCGAACAGGGGCGGATCGCAGAGCTCCTCTCGGCACTTGGCGAGCAGGGCATTCATTTCAAAGATATTTCGACGCGGCAAAGCTCGCTCGAGGATATTTTCGTCGCATTGGTGGGAGGACAAAAATGA
- a CDS encoding diacylglycerol kinase gives MDNLPKTPSPEPVFRKETGFRHLLAATRYSFQGLTRLWQEAAFRHEVIAFGAGLVFLVGIRAPAAHAFIFVLLMLLLFCVEALNTAIEEIVDRVSPEFSSAARNAKDLGSFAVFCLLLANGGFVLYSLASTVLFSVGAV, from the coding sequence ATGGACAACCTTCCTAAGACGCCCTCGCCGGAGCCAGTCTTCCGCAAGGAAACCGGCTTTCGCCATCTGCTGGCCGCAACGCGCTATTCCTTCCAGGGGCTCACTCGCCTTTGGCAGGAAGCGGCGTTTCGCCATGAGGTGATCGCCTTTGGGGCAGGGCTTGTGTTTCTGGTCGGCATCCGGGCGCCGGCGGCGCATGCTTTCATCTTTGTTCTGCTGATGCTTCTGCTCTTTTGCGTGGAAGCGTTGAATACGGCGATCGAGGAGATTGTCGACCGCGTTTCCCCCGAATTTTCCAGTGCGGCGCGCAACGCCAAGGATCTCGGATCCTTTGCAGTGTTCTGTCTGCTGCTCGCCAATGGCGGCTTTGTTCTGTACTCGCTGGCTTCGACGGTGTTGTTCAGCGTCGGCGCGGTCTGA
- a CDS encoding ABC transporter permease produces the protein MNFEAIKSIYLFEMARTRRTLLQSVISPVISTSLYFIVFGTAIGSRIQEVEGVSYGAFITPGLIMLTLLTQCVSNGSFGIYFPKFTGTVYEILSAPISMTEILAGYVGAAATKGLMIGTIILITASFFVDISIAHPFMMVLFFVLTAVSFSLFGFIIGMWASNFEQLNLIPMLVVPPLTFLGGSFYSINMLPPFWQTVSHFNPVLYLISGFRWSFYEIADVNPLISIVMITGFLAVCLAVISWMFKTGYKLRN, from the coding sequence ATGAATTTCGAAGCCATCAAGTCCATCTACCTGTTCGAAATGGCGCGCACGCGTCGTACGCTTTTACAAAGCGTGATTTCACCGGTCATCTCGACGTCGCTCTACTTCATCGTCTTCGGCACCGCGATCGGCTCGCGCATCCAAGAGGTCGAGGGCGTTTCCTACGGCGCTTTCATTACGCCGGGCCTCATCATGTTGACCCTGCTGACGCAGTGCGTCAGCAACGGCTCCTTCGGCATCTATTTTCCGAAGTTCACCGGCACCGTCTATGAAATTCTCTCAGCACCGATCTCGATGACGGAGATATTGGCAGGCTATGTCGGGGCTGCGGCGACCAAAGGTCTGATGATCGGTACGATCATCCTGATCACTGCGTCTTTCTTCGTCGATATCTCGATTGCCCATCCCTTCATGATGGTGCTGTTCTTCGTGCTGACGGCGGTCAGTTTCAGCCTGTTCGGTTTCATCATCGGCATGTGGGCGTCGAATTTCGAGCAGCTCAACCTCATTCCGATGCTGGTCGTTCCGCCTCTCACCTTTCTTGGTGGCAGCTTCTATTCGATCAACATGCTGCCGCCCTTCTGGCAGACGGTTAGCCACTTCAACCCGGTGCTCTATCTGATCAGCGGTTTCCGCTGGAGCTTCTACGAGATCGCCGATGTAAACCCGCTGATCAGCATCGTCATGATCACGGGGTTCCTCGCTGTGTGCCTTGCGGTGATCAGCTGGATGTTCAAGACGGGTTACAAGCTTCGTAACTGA
- a CDS encoding adenosylcobinamide-GDP ribazoletransferase, with the protein MWRKPTQRFCGARMLVKGATSVVRMAESGLVLNGFLTRVMHALSFLSRIPVHDTFFRGRQVDMLAATRVFPVAGLLIALPSAILVAILHHAQADPLLTAALTLALATAITGVLHEDGLADTADGFGGGADKERSLTIMKDSRIGSYGAIALILSFMIRVAAIAALIRDAQGPAIAASLIAVASFSRAMMVWHWHGLPPARQAGVAASIGQPGSTDRNHALAYGIGISGLMLWSSYTIIAATIVIAASFAAAYLFKHLCLRKIEGHTGDTIGATQQITEIVMLVALALLV; encoded by the coding sequence ATGTGGCGCAAACCAACGCAGCGGTTTTGCGGTGCCAGGATGCTCGTCAAAGGCGCGACATCAGTCGTTCGAATGGCGGAGAGCGGATTGGTCCTGAATGGTTTTCTGACGCGGGTGATGCACGCACTGAGCTTTCTGAGCCGCATACCCGTGCATGACACCTTCTTCCGAGGTCGCCAGGTGGACATGCTGGCTGCGACCCGTGTCTTCCCGGTCGCAGGGCTACTGATCGCCCTGCCATCCGCCATCCTCGTCGCCATCCTCCACCATGCGCAGGCCGATCCGCTGCTGACGGCAGCACTGACTTTAGCGCTTGCCACCGCCATCACCGGCGTCTTGCATGAGGATGGGCTGGCGGATACCGCAGATGGTTTCGGTGGCGGCGCGGACAAGGAGCGCTCCCTCACCATCATGAAGGACAGCCGCATTGGCAGTTACGGCGCCATCGCGCTGATCCTCTCCTTTATGATAAGAGTTGCAGCCATTGCCGCCCTGATCCGTGACGCGCAAGGGCCGGCCATTGCTGCCTCTTTGATCGCTGTTGCAAGCTTCAGCCGCGCCATGATGGTCTGGCACTGGCATGGCCTTCCCCCTGCCCGGCAAGCCGGTGTCGCCGCATCCATTGGCCAGCCGGGATCAACCGATCGAAACCACGCGCTCGCCTACGGTATCGGCATTTCCGGCCTGATGCTGTGGTCATCCTACACAATCATCGCAGCAACAATCGTCATCGCCGCTTCCTTCGCAGCCGCCTATCTCTTCAAACACCTGTGCCTCCGCAAGATCGAGGGGCATACGGGCGACACGATTGGCGCGACACAGCAAATCACCGAGATCGTGATGCTTGTCGCTCTTGCTCTCCTCGTCTGA
- a CDS encoding DUF1883 domain-containing protein, whose translation MPKPNFRYTHYDLKEIRSGTIIEVSLNAVANVRLMTAGNFQRFTELLDFKYVGGVARKSPVRMAIPESGHWHVIVDAEGHNGLAESSVKLLPANPAPAQRKSA comes from the coding sequence ATGCCCAAGCCAAATTTCCGCTACACCCATTACGATCTCAAGGAGATTCGCTCAGGTACGATTATTGAGGTATCTCTGAACGCGGTCGCAAATGTACGACTGATGACGGCAGGGAATTTTCAAAGATTCACAGAACTCTTGGATTTCAAATATGTCGGCGGCGTTGCACGCAAGTCACCGGTGCGTATGGCAATTCCGGAGTCAGGACATTGGCATGTCATTGTCGATGCTGAAGGCCACAATGGCTTGGCGGAGTCGTCTGTGAAGTTGCTGCCGGCAAATCCAGCACCCGCCCAGCGCAAGAGCGCCTGA
- the cobT gene encoding nicotinate-nucleotide--dimethylbenzimidazole phosphoribosyltransferase: MSVSGLPFDDFRVLLRDLPGPDTHALVAAKERNAQLTKPAGSLGRLEEIAMWLAAWSGRAPAVNRPLVAIFAGNHGVTRHGVTPYPSSVTQQMVENFAAGGAAINQICVTHDLGLKIFDLALDYPTGDITCEAALSERDCAATMAFGMEAIAGGTDLLCIGEMGIGNTTIAAAINLALYGGTAEEWTGPGTGSQGEFMERKVAAVKAAVEFHKDHLSDPLEIMRRLGGREIAAMAGAILAARVEKIPVLIDGYVATAAAALLKAANPAALDHCLIGHVSGEPGHMAAVERLGKTPLLALGMRLGEGTGAALAAGIVKAAAACHSGMATFAQAGVDTGVQH, encoded by the coding sequence ATGAGCGTGAGCGGCCTGCCTTTCGACGATTTTCGTGTGCTTTTGCGTGACCTGCCGGGGCCTGATACGCATGCACTGGTTGCCGCAAAGGAGCGCAATGCACAGCTGACGAAGCCTGCCGGTTCGCTCGGACGTCTGGAAGAGATCGCCATGTGGCTTGCCGCGTGGTCGGGACGCGCGCCTGCCGTCAACCGACCGCTTGTCGCAATCTTCGCCGGCAACCATGGTGTGACACGCCATGGTGTCACGCCTTATCCGTCGTCCGTGACGCAGCAAATGGTGGAAAACTTCGCTGCAGGCGGAGCCGCGATCAACCAGATCTGCGTGACCCACGATCTTGGTCTCAAAATTTTCGATCTCGCGCTCGATTACCCGACCGGTGACATCACCTGCGAGGCAGCGCTCTCCGAGCGTGATTGCGCTGCGACCATGGCCTTTGGCATGGAAGCCATCGCCGGAGGCACCGATCTTCTCTGCATCGGGGAAATGGGCATCGGTAACACGACGATTGCTGCTGCCATCAATCTCGCGCTCTATGGCGGCACGGCTGAAGAGTGGACAGGTCCCGGCACGGGATCTCAGGGTGAATTCATGGAGCGCAAGGTCGCTGCCGTGAAGGCTGCGGTGGAATTCCACAAGGATCATCTCTCCGACCCACTGGAAATTATGCGCAGGCTGGGCGGACGCGAAATTGCTGCCATGGCGGGCGCCATCCTTGCAGCCCGCGTGGAAAAGATTCCCGTGCTGATCGACGGCTATGTGGCCACTGCCGCTGCCGCTCTTCTCAAAGCCGCAAATCCTGCGGCTCTCGATCACTGCCTGATCGGCCATGTTTCCGGTGAGCCGGGCCATATGGCAGCGGTGGAGCGGCTTGGCAAGACGCCACTTCTGGCCCTTGGCATGCGTCTTGGTGAGGGAACGGGCGCGGCACTTGCTGCCGGCATCGTCAAGGCTGCCGCCGCCTGCCATTCCGGCATGGCGACATTTGCGCAGGCAGGCGTCGATACTGGCGTCCAGCACTGA
- a CDS encoding retropepsin-like aspartic protease family protein has protein sequence MNRLTLVLLILGIGLALLLINNSSGHTFGIDNDRFASALYLMPIGVLLSAGILAGSRGNLPTVLRQLAIWLVIVLGLAAGYLYRADLQRFGDRLLAGLIPGRAVVTTTSDGVQEVILSKSMGGHFEADATINGVSVHMLVDTGASSVVLSNADAEAIGINPDNLNYTVSVMTANGRTSAAPVNLSEIAVGPIVRRNIPALVAQKGQLDQSLLGMTFLSTLGSLQMQTDQLTLRD, from the coding sequence ATGAACAGGCTGACTCTGGTTCTTCTCATCCTCGGCATCGGCCTGGCACTTCTTCTCATCAACAACAGCAGCGGACACACTTTCGGCATCGACAATGATCGCTTCGCCAGCGCGCTCTATCTGATGCCGATTGGGGTCCTTCTATCGGCGGGCATTCTGGCAGGCAGTCGCGGCAACCTGCCGACGGTCCTGCGGCAACTGGCAATCTGGCTTGTCATCGTCCTAGGGCTTGCCGCCGGCTATCTTTACCGGGCAGACCTGCAGCGGTTCGGTGATCGGCTGCTGGCAGGCCTCATTCCCGGTCGCGCCGTGGTAACGACCACGTCCGATGGTGTTCAGGAAGTCATCCTCAGCAAATCCATGGGCGGTCATTTCGAGGCCGATGCCACGATCAACGGCGTTTCTGTCCATATGCTTGTCGATACCGGCGCAAGCTCCGTCGTCCTCTCCAATGCCGATGCCGAGGCAATCGGCATCAATCCGGACAACCTGAACTACACCGTCTCGGTGATGACCGCCAATGGACGGACATCGGCAGCCCCCGTTAATCTATCGGAGATCGCTGTAGGTCCGATTGTTCGGCGCAACATCCCTGCCCTCGTCGCGCAGAAGGGTCAACTGGATCAAAGCCTGCTTGGCATGACCTTCCTCTCGACGCTTGGATCGCTGCAAATGCAGACAGACCAGCTGACCCTCAGAGATTGA
- a CDS encoding DUF1289 domain-containing protein, whose amino-acid sequence MKTMETPCIQVCQLNPEGLCTGCYRTIAEITGWSGFTAAERHRIMGELPRRKTAMATGMESARA is encoded by the coding sequence ATGAAGACGATGGAAACACCTTGCATTCAGGTCTGCCAACTCAATCCGGAAGGTCTTTGCACCGGATGCTACCGGACAATCGCTGAAATCACCGGCTGGAGCGGCTTTACGGCCGCCGAAAGGCACAGGATCATGGGTGAGCTGCCCAGACGCAAGACGGCAATGGCGACAGGAATGGAGAGCGCACGCGCATGA
- a CDS encoding extensin-like domain-containing protein yields MAYVSLPRRLATLMTMSAVIVSCSAEGLVPPADVDGATRVSSIRSSSRQNYSAPPAPVSQNAPFNDYSQPMPEAQASRDPLLNSGGQGYSTLDAQASRLAPVQPQPTHVPSQMAEGEQGVNMDAGLGVAPGRSLAEEEDMQVSTPDSAAYPRQRAPHELANQSRLIPPPSAGQRQAPRVEEVAMLMPDNPAQERRMSQLPGMMPPSEVACRTELRRLGVAFRDVARIADGPTCGIDYPIELSGLDSGVAIRPAVKLNCQVTLAFAKWVKFELVPSSRFRYFSGVGRITPMGGYSCRKMNSRASNPWSEHARGNAIDIGTITLKNGKEIDVRTKSFFAFREKGLLKAVRSDSCKYFSTVLGPGSDPNHWNHFHFDLRTRKSGYRHCD; encoded by the coding sequence ATGGCGTATGTTTCCCTTCCGCGTCGTCTTGCGACGTTGATGACAATGTCGGCGGTGATCGTATCGTGCTCAGCGGAGGGGCTCGTGCCCCCCGCTGACGTCGATGGCGCAACACGGGTCAGCTCCATTCGCTCCTCCAGCCGGCAGAATTACAGCGCGCCGCCTGCGCCCGTCAGCCAGAATGCACCCTTCAACGACTATTCGCAGCCAATGCCGGAGGCGCAGGCCTCACGGGATCCGCTGCTGAACTCTGGAGGCCAGGGCTACTCGACGCTTGATGCGCAGGCGAGCCGCCTTGCGCCTGTTCAGCCGCAGCCAACCCACGTGCCGTCACAAATGGCCGAGGGTGAGCAGGGCGTGAATATGGACGCTGGGCTTGGTGTCGCGCCGGGGCGTAGCCTTGCCGAAGAGGAGGATATGCAAGTGTCCACTCCCGACAGCGCCGCCTATCCGCGGCAACGGGCGCCGCATGAGCTTGCCAACCAGTCCCGCCTCATTCCGCCGCCATCCGCTGGTCAAAGGCAGGCACCTCGCGTCGAAGAGGTCGCGATGCTGATGCCGGACAATCCGGCGCAGGAGCGCCGTATGTCACAACTACCCGGCATGATGCCGCCTTCTGAAGTGGCCTGCCGCACCGAGCTTCGCAGGCTGGGTGTCGCCTTCCGCGATGTGGCGCGCATTGCCGATGGTCCGACATGCGGTATCGATTACCCGATCGAGCTCAGCGGTCTCGATAGCGGTGTTGCGATCCGCCCGGCGGTGAAGCTCAATTGCCAGGTGACGCTCGCCTTTGCCAAATGGGTCAAGTTCGAGCTCGTACCGTCGTCTCGCTTCCGTTATTTCTCCGGCGTTGGCCGCATCACGCCGATGGGTGGCTACTCCTGTCGCAAGATGAATTCCAGGGCGAGCAACCCCTGGTCTGAGCATGCTCGTGGCAATGCCATCGACATTGGAACGATTACCTTGAAGAACGGTAAGGAAATCGACGTTCGCACAAAGAGCTTCTTTGCATTTCGTGAGAAAGGGCTGCTGAAGGCAGTGCGCTCGGACAGCTGCAAATATTTCTCCACCGTGCTCGGACCGGGTAGCGACCCCAACCACTGGAACCATTTCCACTTCGATCTGCGCACGCGCAAGTCCGGCTATCGCCACTGCGATTGA
- a CDS encoding sensor histidine kinase, with amino-acid sequence MSKSASNIADKNIVDRSRTRRNKAVFDAVKSTRERLQYGGAGTVAFECEMLQMHIVETLHGATIMPLFILLATGIGIYITRDIEIVGWTLLALSGHALALIFARKAQKQAITPANVNRWVSTFLAVQIIIGLIWALFAGYPMDAKDAALPMFYKGATLLIALSITAMSNFMLRRAILMTFLPVLMALGISAATSQDPMAIGLALMFFMAMLFCHYITRRLHNSSIKLLSFQSEKDDLIAELEVAKSMSDEARRRAEEANLAKSRFLASMSHELRTPLNAILGFSEVMASEILGPLNNSLYKEYSGDIHRSGQHLLDLINEILDLSRIEAGRYELQEEAVSLLEIAEDCVGMIQLRARGKNIRIVQQFERSLPSVWADEKALRQVILNLLSNAVKFTPQGGEISIKAGWTARGGQYISIKDNGPGIPEEEIPVVLSAFGQGSIAIKSAEQGTGLGLPIVQAILSKHDGHFVLKSKLREGTETIAILPAKRILQTVPAVEDVQVVQRRKRSFA; translated from the coding sequence ATGAGTAAGAGCGCCAGCAACATTGCCGACAAGAACATCGTCGATCGGTCTCGCACGCGGCGCAACAAAGCTGTGTTCGATGCCGTGAAGTCGACGCGTGAGCGGCTGCAATATGGCGGGGCTGGTACCGTGGCCTTCGAATGCGAAATGCTGCAGATGCATATCGTAGAGACGCTGCACGGGGCAACCATCATGCCCCTCTTCATTTTGCTGGCAACCGGTATCGGCATCTACATCACCCGCGATATCGAGATCGTCGGATGGACCCTTCTGGCGCTGAGCGGCCACGCCCTTGCGCTGATCTTCGCGCGCAAGGCACAGAAGCAAGCCATCACGCCCGCAAACGTCAACCGCTGGGTCAGCACCTTCCTTGCGGTACAGATCATCATCGGCCTGATCTGGGCGCTTTTCGCCGGCTACCCGATGGACGCCAAGGACGCGGCGTTGCCGATGTTCTACAAGGGCGCCACTCTGCTGATTGCGCTCTCCATCACCGCCATGTCCAACTTCATGTTGCGGCGTGCGATCTTGATGACCTTCTTGCCCGTCCTGATGGCGCTTGGCATCAGTGCCGCCACCTCGCAGGATCCGATGGCGATCGGCCTGGCCCTGATGTTTTTCATGGCCATGCTGTTTTGCCACTACATAACCAGGCGTCTGCACAATTCCAGCATCAAGCTTTTGTCCTTCCAGTCGGAAAAGGACGACCTGATCGCCGAACTGGAAGTGGCAAAGTCCATGTCGGACGAGGCAAGGCGCCGAGCGGAGGAAGCCAACCTCGCAAAGTCCCGCTTTTTGGCATCCATGTCGCATGAACTGCGCACACCGCTTAACGCCATCCTCGGCTTCTCCGAGGTCATGGCATCGGAAATTCTCGGGCCGCTCAACAACTCGCTCTACAAAGAGTACTCGGGTGATATCCACCGCTCCGGCCAGCATTTGCTTGATTTGATCAACGAGATCCTCGATCTCTCCCGTATCGAGGCAGGCCGCTATGAGTTGCAGGAAGAAGCCGTCTCCTTGCTCGAAATCGCCGAAGATTGTGTCGGCATGATTCAGCTGCGCGCACGTGGCAAGAATATCCGCATCGTTCAGCAGTTCGAGCGCAGCCTGCCGAGCGTCTGGGCAGACGAAAAGGCGCTTCGCCAGGTCATCCTCAACCTGCTGTCCAACGCCGTCAAATTCACCCCCCAGGGCGGCGAAATTTCCATCAAGGCCGGATGGACTGCGCGCGGTGGTCAGTATATCTCGATCAAGGACAATGGCCCCGGCATTCCCGAGGAGGAAATTCCCGTCGTGCTCTCGGCCTTCGGCCAGGGATCGATTGCTATCAAAAGTGCAGAACAGGGCACGGGTCTTGGCCTGCCTATCGTTCAGGCCATTCTCTCAAAACATGACGGTCATTTCGTGCTGAAATCGAAACTGCGCGAGGGAACGGAAACCATCGCGATCCTGCCAGCCAAGCGCATCCTGCAGACCGTTCCTGCCGTCGAAGACGTACAGGTGGTACAGCGCCGCAAACGGTCTTTCGCCTGA